A window of Streptomyces caniferus contains these coding sequences:
- a CDS encoding GTP-binding protein yields the protein MDFASSSGAARSTTSAKIVVAGGFGVGKTTFVGAVSEINPLRTEAVMTSASAGIDDLTHAPDKTTTTVAMDFGRITLDQDLILYLFGTPGQDRFWFMWDDLVRGAIGAVVLVDTRRLADCFPAVDYFENSGLPFVIALNGFDGHQPYTPDEVREALQIGPDAPIIVTDARHRSEAKSALITLVEHALMARLR from the coding sequence GTGGACTTCGCAAGCTCTAGCGGTGCAGCCCGCTCCACCACCTCCGCGAAAATCGTGGTGGCGGGCGGCTTCGGCGTGGGCAAGACCACGTTCGTCGGGGCCGTCTCAGAGATCAATCCGCTGCGTACCGAAGCCGTGATGACTTCCGCCTCGGCGGGGATCGACGACCTCACGCACGCGCCGGACAAGACGACCACGACCGTGGCGATGGACTTCGGCCGGATCACGCTGGACCAGGACCTGATCCTGTACCTCTTCGGTACGCCCGGTCAGGACCGCTTCTGGTTCATGTGGGACGACCTGGTCCGTGGCGCCATCGGCGCCGTGGTGCTGGTCGACACCCGCCGTCTCGCCGACTGCTTCCCGGCGGTCGACTACTTCGAGAACAGCGGGCTGCCGTTCGTCATCGCTCTGAACGGCTTCGACGGCCACCAGCCCTACACGCCCGACGAGGTGCGCGAGGCGCTGCAGATCGGCCCGGACGCGCCGATCATCGTGACCGACGCCCGGCACCGCAGCGAGGCCAAGAGCGCGCTCATCACGCTCGTGGAGCACGCCCTGATGGCCCGGCTGCGCTAG
- a CDS encoding DUF4360 domain-containing protein — protein sequence MLSTLSAGAAVASLLLAGSASPTTATRFGDDPPSGKITITVATVNGSGCRPGSAAVAIAPDNTAFTVTYSEYLAQAGAGSKPTDSRKNCQIALNVHVPQGFTYAIARADYRGYASLARGARGLEQAGYYFQGQQQTARKSHTFTGPYDSNWQTSDETDVDALVYAPCGEERYFNINTEMRVDAKSADPKATSYMAMDSTDGSINTVYHFAWKECPARK from the coding sequence ATGCTCAGCACGCTCAGTGCTGGTGCCGCAGTGGCATCGTTGCTCCTCGCCGGATCGGCATCCCCCACCACCGCCACACGGTTCGGCGACGACCCGCCGAGCGGCAAGATCACCATTACCGTCGCCACGGTCAACGGATCGGGCTGCAGACCCGGCAGCGCCGCCGTGGCCATCGCCCCCGACAACACCGCCTTCACCGTCACGTACAGCGAGTACCTCGCCCAGGCGGGCGCCGGCAGCAAGCCGACCGACTCCCGCAAGAACTGCCAGATAGCGCTCAATGTGCACGTCCCGCAGGGCTTCACCTACGCGATCGCCCGGGCCGACTACCGCGGCTACGCGTCCCTGGCCCGGGGGGCCAGGGGGCTGGAGCAGGCGGGCTACTACTTCCAGGGCCAGCAGCAGACGGCCCGTAAGAGCCACACCTTCACCGGTCCCTACGACTCCAACTGGCAGACCTCGGACGAGACCGACGTCGACGCGCTGGTGTACGCCCCCTGTGGCGAGGAGCGCTATTTCAACATCAACACCGAGATGAGGGTGGACGCCAAGTCGGCGGACCCGAAGGCCACCAGCTACATGGCCATGGACTCCACCGACGGCAGCATCAACACCGTCTACCACTTCGCGTGGAAGGAGTGCCCCGCACGCAAGTGA
- a CDS encoding acyl-CoA carboxylase epsilon subunit: MNTAHRTDSIRVEKGQASEEELAALTAVLLARAAHRPAAAPARPHATAARWRRLERQSGFHGATSWQR; this comes from the coding sequence GTGAACACTGCCCACCGCACCGACTCCATCCGCGTGGAGAAGGGTCAGGCCAGCGAGGAAGAGCTGGCCGCCCTGACCGCCGTTCTGCTGGCCCGCGCCGCGCACCGGCCGGCCGCCGCCCCGGCGCGTCCGCACGCCACCGCCGCCCGCTGGCGCCGCCTGGAGCGGCAGAGCGGCTTCCACGGGGCGACCAGCTGGCAGCGGTGA
- a CDS encoding acyl-CoA carboxylase subunit beta: protein MTTVEDLPAGANDARGRVAELHAIREQVRRGPSERATEAQRAKGKLTARERIELLLDEGSFNEVEPLRRHRATGFGLEAKKPYTDGVITGWGTVHGRTVFTYAHDFRIFGGALGEAHATKIHKIMDMAIQAGAPLVSLNDGAGARIQEGVSALAGYGGIFQRNTKASGVIPQISVMLGPCAGGAAYSPALTDFVFMVRETSQMFITGPDVVRAVTGEEITQNGLGGADVHAETSGVAHFAYDDEATCLEEVRYLLSLLPANNRENPPSVPCEDPADRSGDALLDLVPADGNRPYDMRKVIEEIVDDGEFLEVHERWATNIICALSRLDGRVVGIIANQPQSLAGVLDIEASEKSARFVQMCDAFNIPIVTLLDVPGFLPGVDQEHGGIIRHGAKLLYAYCNATVPRISLVLRKAYGGAYIVMDSQSIGADLTYAWPTNEIAVMGAEGAANVIFRKQIAEADDSEAMRVRMVKEYKSELMHPYYAAERGLVDDVIDPAETRHTLIRALEMLRTKHADLPARKHGNPPQ, encoded by the coding sequence ATGACCACTGTCGAAGATCTGCCCGCCGGCGCCAACGACGCCCGCGGGCGCGTCGCCGAGCTGCACGCCATCCGCGAGCAGGTCCGGCGAGGACCCAGCGAGCGGGCGACCGAAGCGCAGCGTGCCAAGGGCAAGCTGACGGCGCGCGAGCGGATCGAGCTGCTGCTGGACGAGGGTTCGTTCAACGAGGTCGAGCCGCTGCGGCGGCACCGGGCGACGGGCTTCGGCCTGGAGGCCAAGAAGCCCTACACCGACGGTGTGATCACCGGCTGGGGCACCGTGCACGGCCGGACCGTGTTCACCTACGCCCATGACTTCCGGATCTTCGGCGGCGCGCTGGGCGAGGCCCACGCCACCAAGATCCACAAGATCATGGACATGGCCATCCAGGCCGGTGCGCCGCTGGTGTCGCTGAACGACGGCGCCGGTGCCCGTATCCAGGAGGGCGTCTCCGCGCTCGCCGGCTACGGCGGCATCTTCCAGCGCAACACCAAGGCCTCGGGCGTCATCCCGCAGATCTCCGTCATGCTCGGCCCCTGCGCCGGCGGCGCGGCCTACTCCCCGGCCCTGACGGACTTCGTCTTCATGGTCCGCGAGACCTCGCAGATGTTCATCACCGGACCCGACGTGGTCCGCGCGGTGACCGGCGAGGAGATCACCCAGAACGGTCTGGGCGGCGCCGATGTGCACGCCGAGACGTCGGGCGTGGCCCACTTCGCGTACGACGACGAGGCCACCTGCCTCGAAGAGGTCCGCTACCTCCTCTCCCTCCTCCCGGCGAACAACCGGGAGAACCCGCCGTCGGTGCCCTGCGAGGACCCCGCGGACCGCTCCGGCGACGCGCTGCTGGACCTGGTCCCGGCCGACGGCAACCGCCCGTACGACATGCGCAAGGTCATCGAGGAGATCGTCGACGACGGCGAGTTCCTGGAGGTCCACGAGCGCTGGGCGACCAACATCATCTGCGCGCTGTCCCGGCTCGACGGCCGCGTGGTGGGCATCATCGCCAACCAGCCGCAGTCGCTGGCCGGCGTGCTGGACATCGAGGCGTCCGAAAAGTCGGCCCGCTTCGTCCAGATGTGCGACGCGTTCAACATCCCGATCGTCACCCTGCTGGACGTCCCCGGCTTCCTGCCCGGCGTCGACCAGGAGCACGGCGGCATCATCCGGCACGGCGCCAAGCTGCTCTACGCGTACTGCAACGCGACCGTGCCGCGGATCTCGCTCGTGCTGCGCAAGGCCTACGGCGGCGCCTACATCGTCATGGACTCGCAGTCCATCGGTGCCGACCTGACCTACGCCTGGCCCACCAACGAGATCGCCGTGATGGGCGCCGAGGGCGCCGCCAACGTCATCTTCCGCAAGCAGATCGCCGAGGCGGACGACTCCGAGGCCATGCGGGTGCGCATGGTCAAGGAGTACAAGTCCGAGCTGATGCACCCGTATTACGCGGCCGAGCGCGGCCTGGTCGACGACGTCATCGACCCGGCGGAGACCCGCCACACGCTCATCCGCGCCCTGGAGATGCTGCGCACCAAGCATGCGGACCTGCCGGCCCGTAAGCACGGCAATCCGCCCCAGTAA
- a CDS encoding polysaccharide lyase 8 family protein, with product MPPFPATSVWSRRGFLATATASALGLAARPAGAAPRPATTPPGDECAALRGRWCEFVLGSGFDPAAPPYAAALKETGDFAGAFRARMQPTAVSLWPDCRYDPPSGITQSYGRLATMAQAYAQPGTGHTGDPGLAEALVTGLDHLEATVYNTATTRYGNWWEWQIGSPRLLLDTVALLDERLPGGLDDALRERALAAVDHFVPDAMLGDYTGTSTGANRVDLCRVVALRGILGRAPAKIALARDALSPVFPYVTRGDGLYADGSFVQHSWVAYSGTYGYVLLDGLGRLFTLLGGSSWQVTDPARQIVLDSVEHAYAPLLHNGLMMDSVNGRAVSRGYLRSDERHILRSDHYHGHALIAAIALLAQAASSAERDRWHAMIKGWTARDRTLPVLTDRQYTVADLARLRKIADGPAAAAPEPVGHRLFPAMDRAVHRRPGWAAGLAMASDRITYYENGNGENPRGWHTGAGMLYWWGADFGGDQYTDAFWPTVDPYRLPGTTVSTKRLADNEGGGWGEPKPAARWVGGTTDGEFAALGQDLRGLASTLTARKSWFALADCVVCLGAGITARDGVPAETVVDNRCLGDSGTAVLTVDGVRRPGTLGVTTSFRRAHWAHLAGHGGYVFPGGAPLMALREARTGSWHDINTTSSAEPFTRRYLTLWHDHGTDPVDAGYAYLLMPGATARTLATRAADRHWLTVLANDAGRQAITVDPLGVTAANFWRAGSAGPLTSSGPVSVLVRERPGRRRPTVRLCLAAPERTGETLEITWSRPVRAVLSHDPAIEVLATGRTLRLRLTPGTSCATHTCTVRPG from the coding sequence GTGCCGCCTTTCCCCGCCACGTCCGTCTGGTCACGCCGAGGATTCCTCGCCACCGCCACCGCGAGCGCGCTCGGCCTCGCCGCCCGTCCCGCCGGTGCCGCCCCCCGACCGGCCACCACCCCTCCCGGGGACGAATGCGCCGCCCTCCGCGGCCGCTGGTGCGAGTTCGTCCTCGGCAGCGGCTTCGACCCCGCCGCCCCGCCGTACGCCGCCGCCCTCAAGGAGACCGGAGACTTCGCCGGCGCCTTCCGGGCACGCATGCAACCGACCGCCGTGTCCCTCTGGCCGGACTGCCGCTACGACCCGCCGTCCGGCATCACCCAGAGCTACGGCCGGCTCGCCACCATGGCCCAGGCCTACGCCCAGCCCGGCACCGGCCACACCGGCGACCCCGGCCTCGCCGAGGCCCTCGTCACGGGGCTCGACCACCTCGAAGCCACCGTCTACAACACCGCCACCACCCGCTACGGCAACTGGTGGGAGTGGCAGATCGGCAGCCCCAGACTCCTGCTCGACACCGTCGCCCTCCTCGACGAACGGCTGCCCGGCGGCCTCGACGACGCGCTGCGCGAGCGCGCCCTGGCCGCCGTCGACCACTTCGTCCCCGACGCCATGCTCGGCGACTACACCGGGACCAGCACCGGCGCCAACCGCGTCGACCTGTGCCGGGTGGTCGCCCTGCGCGGCATCCTCGGCCGGGCCCCCGCCAAGATCGCCCTGGCCCGCGACGCCCTCTCGCCGGTCTTCCCCTACGTCACCCGGGGCGACGGCCTCTACGCCGACGGCTCCTTCGTCCAGCACAGCTGGGTCGCCTACTCCGGCACCTACGGCTATGTCCTGCTGGACGGCCTGGGCCGGCTGTTCACCCTGCTCGGCGGCTCGTCCTGGCAGGTCACCGACCCGGCGCGGCAGATCGTCCTCGACAGCGTCGAGCACGCCTACGCCCCGCTGCTGCACAACGGCCTGATGATGGACAGCGTCAACGGGCGCGCCGTCAGCCGCGGCTACCTCCGCAGCGACGAGCGGCACATCCTGCGCAGCGACCACTACCACGGCCATGCGCTGATCGCCGCGATCGCGCTGCTCGCCCAGGCCGCGAGCAGCGCCGAGCGGGACCGCTGGCACGCCATGATCAAGGGCTGGACCGCCCGCGACCGTACGCTGCCGGTCCTCACCGACCGGCAGTACACGGTCGCCGACCTCGCCCGGCTCAGGAAGATCGCCGACGGTCCCGCGGCCGCCGCCCCCGAACCCGTCGGCCACCGGCTGTTCCCTGCCATGGACCGCGCCGTGCACCGCCGCCCCGGCTGGGCCGCCGGCCTGGCCATGGCCTCCGACCGCATCACGTACTACGAGAACGGCAACGGCGAGAACCCGCGAGGCTGGCACACCGGCGCCGGGATGCTCTATTGGTGGGGCGCCGACTTCGGGGGCGACCAGTACACGGACGCCTTCTGGCCCACCGTCGACCCCTACCGGCTCCCCGGCACGACCGTGTCCACCAAGCGGCTGGCCGACAACGAGGGAGGCGGCTGGGGCGAGCCCAAGCCCGCCGCGCGCTGGGTCGGCGGCACCACCGACGGGGAGTTCGCCGCCCTCGGCCAGGACCTGCGCGGCCTGGCCTCGACCCTCACCGCCAGGAAGTCCTGGTTCGCGCTCGCGGACTGTGTCGTCTGCCTGGGCGCCGGCATCACCGCGCGGGACGGGGTGCCGGCCGAGACCGTCGTCGACAACCGCTGCCTGGGCGATTCCGGCACCGCCGTGCTCACCGTCGACGGTGTCCGCCGGCCCGGCACGCTCGGCGTGACCACCTCCTTCCGCCGCGCCCACTGGGCCCACCTCGCCGGGCACGGCGGCTATGTCTTCCCCGGCGGCGCGCCCCTCATGGCGCTGCGCGAGGCCCGCACCGGCTCCTGGCACGACATCAACACCACCTCCTCCGCCGAGCCGTTCACCCGCCGCTACCTCACCCTCTGGCACGACCACGGCACCGACCCGGTGGACGCCGGTTACGCCTACCTCCTCATGCCGGGCGCCACCGCCCGCACCCTCGCCACCCGCGCCGCCGACCGGCACTGGCTGACCGTGCTCGCCAACGACGCCGGCCGGCAGGCGATCACCGTCGACCCGCTCGGCGTAACGGCCGCCAACTTCTGGCGGGCCGGCAGCGCGGGCCCGCTGACCAGCAGCGGCCCGGTCAGCGTGCTGGTCCGCGAGCGGCCCGGACGGCGGCGGCCGACGGTCCGGCTGTGCCTCGCCGCCCCGGAGCGCACCGGCGAAACGCTGGAGATCACCTGGTCACGGCCGGTGCGTGCGGTGCTCTCCCACGACCCGGCGATCGAGGTGCTGGCCACCGGACGCACCCTGCGGCTGCGCCTGACACCCGGTACGAGCTGCGCCACCCACACCTGCACGGTGCGGCCGGGCTGA
- a CDS encoding YceI family protein has translation MALFHRKRTADTGDTTAPATASAAVLDADPALAALTGDYTIDPAHSSIGFTVRHAMVTNVRGAFGAYEGTLHLDGTDPSRSTASLDVEIASIDTGIADRDGHLRSADFFDAETFPLMTFRGTAAERVSGDRYRITGDLTLRDVTKPLTIDLEFHGSATDVYGAERVGFEGSAEILRSDWGLTWNAALETGGVMVSDKVKLVFDISAVKAAPQA, from the coding sequence ATGGCTCTGTTCCACCGCAAGCGCACCGCCGACACCGGCGACACCACCGCCCCCGCCACCGCCAGTGCTGCCGTCCTCGACGCCGACCCCGCGCTCGCGGCGCTGACCGGCGACTACACCATCGACCCGGCGCACAGCAGCATCGGCTTCACCGTCCGCCACGCGATGGTCACCAACGTCCGCGGCGCGTTCGGCGCGTACGAGGGCACCCTCCACCTCGACGGCACCGACCCGTCCCGCTCCACCGCGTCCCTCGACGTCGAGATCGCCAGCATCGACACCGGGATCGCGGACCGCGACGGCCACCTGCGCAGCGCCGACTTCTTCGACGCCGAGACCTTCCCGCTGATGACCTTCCGCGGCACCGCCGCCGAGCGCGTGTCCGGTGACCGCTACCGCATCACCGGCGACCTGACCCTCCGCGACGTCACCAAGCCGCTCACCATCGACCTGGAGTTCCACGGCTCGGCCACCGACGTCTACGGCGCCGAGCGGGTCGGCTTCGAGGGCAGCGCCGAGATCCTGCGCTCCGACTGGGGCCTGACCTGGAACGCCGCGCTGGAGACCGGCGGGGTGATGGTCAGCGACAAGGTCAAGCTCGTCTTCGACATCTCCGCCGTCAAGGCCGCCCCGCAGGCCTGA
- the cimA gene encoding citramalate synthase: protein MTDAPDSHPSPAHAVPDDFHVFDTTLRDGAQREGINLTVADKLTIARHLDDFGVGFIEGGWPGANPRDTEFFQRARAEIDFRHAQLVAFGATRKAGVRVEDDPQVAALLDSGAPVITLVAKSHTAHVELALRTTPEENLAMIRDTVAHLCAQGRRVFLDCEHFFDGYALDPVYAKAVVRTASEAGADVVVLCDTNGGMLPAQVTAVVRTVLADTGARLGIHAQDDTGCAVANTLAAVDAGATHVQCTANGYGERVGNSNLFPVVAALELKYGRPVLPEGKLAETTRISHAIAEVVNLTPSTHQPYVGVSAFAHKAGLHASAIKVDPDLYQHIDPALVGNTMRMLVSDMAGRASIELKGKELGIDLGDDRELVGRVVERVKERELEGYTYEAADASFELLLRTEVEGRPRRYFTVESWRAIVEDRPDGTHANEATVKLWAKGERIVTTAEGNGPVNALDRALRVGLERIYPQLAHMELVDYKVRILEGALGTGSITRVLVSTSDGRGEWSTVGVAENVIAASWQALDDAYAYGLLRAGVEPQE from the coding sequence ATGACGGACGCACCCGACTCCCACCCGTCTCCCGCCCACGCGGTGCCCGACGACTTCCATGTCTTCGACACCACGCTCCGCGACGGTGCGCAGCGCGAGGGCATCAACCTCACCGTCGCCGACAAGCTGACCATCGCCCGGCACCTCGACGACTTCGGGGTGGGCTTCATCGAGGGCGGCTGGCCCGGCGCCAACCCGCGGGACACCGAGTTCTTCCAGCGGGCCCGCGCGGAGATCGACTTCCGGCACGCGCAGCTCGTCGCGTTCGGCGCCACCCGCAAGGCGGGCGTCCGGGTCGAGGACGATCCGCAGGTCGCCGCGCTCCTGGACTCCGGGGCACCGGTCATCACGCTGGTCGCCAAGTCCCACACCGCGCATGTGGAACTGGCGCTTCGGACCACGCCGGAGGAGAACCTCGCGATGATCCGGGACACTGTCGCCCACCTCTGTGCCCAGGGCCGCCGGGTCTTCCTCGACTGCGAGCACTTCTTCGACGGCTATGCGCTGGACCCGGTCTACGCCAAGGCGGTCGTCCGCACCGCGAGCGAGGCCGGCGCCGATGTCGTGGTGCTCTGCGACACCAACGGCGGCATGCTCCCGGCGCAGGTCACCGCCGTCGTCCGGACCGTCCTCGCGGACACCGGCGCGCGCCTGGGCATCCACGCCCAGGACGACACCGGCTGCGCCGTCGCCAACACCCTGGCCGCGGTGGACGCCGGTGCCACCCACGTCCAGTGCACCGCCAACGGCTACGGCGAACGGGTCGGCAACTCCAACCTCTTCCCGGTCGTCGCCGCCCTGGAGCTCAAGTACGGGCGCCCGGTGCTGCCCGAGGGCAAGCTCGCCGAGACCACCCGGATCTCGCACGCCATCGCCGAGGTCGTCAACCTCACCCCCTCCACCCACCAGCCCTACGTCGGGGTCTCCGCCTTCGCCCACAAGGCCGGACTGCACGCCTCCGCGATCAAGGTCGACCCGGACCTCTACCAGCACATCGACCCGGCGCTGGTCGGCAACACCATGCGGATGCTGGTCTCCGACATGGCGGGGCGGGCGTCCATCGAGCTCAAGGGCAAGGAGCTCGGCATCGACCTCGGCGACGACCGCGAGCTGGTCGGCCGGGTCGTCGAGCGGGTCAAGGAGCGCGAGCTGGAGGGCTACACCTACGAGGCCGCCGACGCCTCCTTCGAGCTGCTGCTGCGCACCGAAGTCGAGGGCCGGCCGCGCCGCTACTTCACGGTCGAGTCCTGGCGGGCGATCGTCGAGGACCGGCCGGACGGTACGCACGCCAACGAGGCGACCGTGAAGCTGTGGGCCAAGGGCGAGCGGATCGTCACCACCGCCGAGGGCAACGGCCCGGTCAACGCGCTGGACCGGGCGCTGCGGGTGGGCCTGGAGCGGATCTATCCGCAGCTGGCCCACATGGAGCTGGTGGACTACAAGGTCCGCATCCTGGAGGGCGCCCTGGGCACCGGCTCCATCACCCGGGTGCTGGTCTCCACCAGCGACGGCCGGGGCGAGTGGTCCACGGTCGGCGTCGCGGAGAACGTCATCGCCGCGTCCTGGCAGGCGCTGGACGACGCGTACGCCTACGGACTGCTGCGGGCCGGGGTCGAGCCGCAGGAGTGA